Proteins co-encoded in one Oreochromis aureus strain Israel breed Guangdong linkage group 3, ZZ_aureus, whole genome shotgun sequence genomic window:
- the LOC120437717 gene encoding uncharacterized protein LOC120437717 isoform X2: protein MELRVRPGQAATLQCWGPRDAHITLLEWSRPELISQGYVFFFQDQRSYENYQHESFKGRVQLRDSSMMDGDVSVTMRNVSVSDTGIYKCEITTSKTSSGQRVVSEFKHSINLTVTDTGFTEGDSKERGHKDACFYAIVLIPSCGLFLGVMVFATVAVNIYRKKQSSKSKSYQHEWKV from the exons ATGG AGCTCAGAGTGAGGCCTGGACAAGCTGCCACTCTTCAGTGTTGGGGTCCCAGAGATGCACACATCACCCTGCTGGAGTGGAGCAGACCTGAGCTCATCTCACAGGGTTATGTGTTCTTCTTCCAAGACCAGCGCTCGTACGAGAACTACCAGCACGAGTCCTTCAAAGGCCGAGTGCAGCTGAGAGACTCATCCATGATGGATGGAGACGTTTCTGTGACTATGAGGAACGTCAGCGTGAGCGATACGGGTATATACAAGTGTGAGATTACAACCAGCAAGACAAGCAGTGGCCAGAGAGTCGTCAGTGAGTTCAAGCACTCCATCAACCTCACAGTCACAGACACAG GTTTCACGGAAGGAGACTCGAAAGAAAGAGGACACAAGGATGCATGTTTTTATGCTATTGTGTTAATTCCTTCATGCGGACTTTTTCTTGGTGTTATGGTTTTTGCTACTGTAGCTGTAAATATCTACAGAAAAAAGCAATCATCAAAATCCAAATCATACCAACATGAATGGAAAGTGTGA
- the LOC120437717 gene encoding uncharacterized protein LOC120437717 isoform X1 encodes MGINMKVKLTTPKRNKISDSKRANSRSMSAQMSSVVVFFFSLHILLASGLKELRVRPGQAATLQCWGPRDAHITLLEWSRPELISQGYVFFFQDQRSYENYQHESFKGRVQLRDSSMMDGDVSVTMRNVSVSDTGIYKCEITTSKTSSGQRVVSEFKHSINLTVTDTGFTEGDSKERGHKDACFYAIVLIPSCGLFLGVMVFATVAVNIYRKKQSSKSKSYQHEWKV; translated from the exons ATGGGCATAAATATGAAAGTGAAACTAACCACTCCTAAAAGGAACAAAATTTCAGACAGTAAACGCGCCAATTCTCGTTCAATGTCTGCACAAATGTCGTCGGTCGTggtcttcttcttctcccttCACATCTTACTGGCTTCTGGATTGAAAG AGCTCAGAGTGAGGCCTGGACAAGCTGCCACTCTTCAGTGTTGGGGTCCCAGAGATGCACACATCACCCTGCTGGAGTGGAGCAGACCTGAGCTCATCTCACAGGGTTATGTGTTCTTCTTCCAAGACCAGCGCTCGTACGAGAACTACCAGCACGAGTCCTTCAAAGGCCGAGTGCAGCTGAGAGACTCATCCATGATGGATGGAGACGTTTCTGTGACTATGAGGAACGTCAGCGTGAGCGATACGGGTATATACAAGTGTGAGATTACAACCAGCAAGACAAGCAGTGGCCAGAGAGTCGTCAGTGAGTTCAAGCACTCCATCAACCTCACAGTCACAGACACAG GTTTCACGGAAGGAGACTCGAAAGAAAGAGGACACAAGGATGCATGTTTTTATGCTATTGTGTTAATTCCTTCATGCGGACTTTTTCTTGGTGTTATGGTTTTTGCTACTGTAGCTGTAAATATCTACAGAAAAAAGCAATCATCAAAATCCAAATCATACCAACATGAATGGAAAGTGTGA
- the LOC120436268 gene encoding immunoglobulin superfamily member 11-like has product MSSVVVFFSLPMLVASALKEVCVRPGEDATLQCWGPRNAHITLLEWSRPELISQGYVFFFQDQRSYENYQHESFKGRVELRDPSMKDGDVSVIVRNVSISDTGTYECQITTSSTRNGERVIKEFKHSINLTVTESVQINITAGHNVILPCRAPNIDSNSKAVVEWSRADLGKDYVLLYRDEQPDPEEQHPSFKNRVDLQDRQMKDGDVSLILKDVTTADAGTYECRVFRRRTNRRKRANLETDPISVITLRVVDPPGQMDGVSRRHPGLVAALSLFAVIAALAIFNKLKPPPEPV; this is encoded by the exons ATGTCGTCGGTTGTAGTTTTCTTCTCCCTCCCGATGTTGGTGGCTTCAGCGTTGAAAG AGGTTTGTGTGAGGCCTGGAGAAGATGCCACTCTTCAGTGTTGGGGTCCCAGAAATGCACATATCACCCTGCTGGAGTGGAGCAGGCCGGAGCTCATCTCACAGGGTTATGTGTTCTTCTTCCAAGACCAGCGCTCGTATGAGAACTACCAGCACGAGTCCTTCAAAGGACGAGTGGAGCTGAGAGACCCGTccatgaaggatggagacgtttCTGTGATTGTGAGGAACGTCAGCATCAGCGATAcaggaacatacgagtgtcagATTACAACCAGCAGCACCAGAAATGGTGAGAGAGTCATCAAAGAGTTCAAGCACTCCATCAACCTCACAGTCACAGAGTCTG TTCAGATAAACATCACAGCTGGACACAACGTAATTCtgccatgtcgagctccaaacatcGACAGCAATTCCAAGGCAgttgtagagtggagcagagctgatctTGGAAAAGATTATGTTCTTTTGTATCGGGATGAGCAGCCTGATCCAGAAgagcagcatccatcttttaagaaccgggtggatctgcaggacagacagatgaaggatggagacgtgtctttgattctgaaggatgtgacgacTGCTGAtgctggaacatacgagtgtcgcGTCTTCAGGAGAAGAACAAACCGCAGGAAGAGAGCTAATCTGGAGACTGACCCCATCAGTGTCATAACCCTGAGagttgttgatcctccag gtcagatgGATGGGGTCAGCAGAAGACATCCTGGACTGGTAGCTGCCTTGTCACTTTTTGCTGTGATTGCTGCTTTGGCGATCTTTAATAAACTAAAACCTCCTCCTGAGCCAGTTTGA